The Salinirubellus salinus genome segment AGCTCGTGGTCGACCTCCTCCTCGACGAGCGTCTGGTCGAGCACGTCGTCCCAGCGCTCGCGTGGCGGTCGGAGTTCACAGATGCGGTGGACGGCCTCGCCGAACACGGTCGGGGCGAGTCTCGGCTCGCCCGACTCCGAGCTGCCCGCTCCGTCCCCGCCCTCGTCGTCGCCCTCGTAGTGGACTGTGTTCGTCCGCTCGTCGCGGACCAGTTCGCCGTCGCCGTCGAACAGCGAGGTGAGGTCGGTCGGCGAGAGCCGGTAGCGGAGCGAGGGCTGTGGCGGCGTCGGCGACAGGTCGAACTCGGCGTCGTCGGCCTCGCCGACTTCGCGCCAGTCGGCCCGTGGCTGCGGGAGGACGACGTCGAACGCGACGCCCGTCCCGTCGACGCGAGCGGTCGCGCGGTCCTCGGTGTCGAGCGTCGACAGCGTCGCCTCGTCGAGCAGGAGCGGCTGGAGCCAGTCGCGCCAGCTGGTCGGCTCGTCCGGGTCGGCGTCCTTCAGGTCGGCCAGCGACTCGCCGTCGAGGTCGTGCGTCCCGCTCAGGAGGAGTCGGTCGCGAGCCCGCGTGCAGGCCACGTAGAGGACGCGCTTCTCCTCGGCCCGCTCCTCGGCGAGTCGGCGCTCCTTCAGTGCGGCACGGGCCACGGTCGTCTCGTCCTCGAACGGGTCGTCCGCCTTCGGGGCCTTCAGCCCGGCCACGTACGTCGACGTGCCGTCGCCGACGTCCTCGAACTCCACACGGTCGGCGACCGCCGGCTTCAGGTTGAACTCCTTGGCCATCCCCGGAACGACGACGACCGGGAACTCCGACCCCTTCGCGTCGTGGACCGTGAGTATCCGGACACCGTCGCCGCCACCCTGCACGGTGGCCTCGCCCTCGCGGTCCGAGCGGTCGAGGCGGGAGTCGAGGCGACGGACGAGCGTCGGGAGGCTGGTGACGCCCTCGTCGCTGAACGCCCGCAACTCCTCGCGGAACTTCTCGACGTTCGCGACGGCCTGCTGGGGGCGTTCGTCGGCCGCGACGCTCGTCAGGTAGCCCGTCTCGTCGAGGACGCGGGTCAGGAACGCGGCCCACGAGCCGTCGAGGGCGGGCGGCGCCTCCGCGAGGCCGGCCGCCTCGCGCCACGCGACGAGCAGCGAGTGGGCGTCCGCGAGTTCGTCGTGCGCGGCCTCGGCGAGTGCGTCCCAGAGCGGGTCGCCCTCGGCCTTCAGCCGGGCGAGCGTGTCGTCGGTGAACCCGAACAGGGGCGACCGGAGCGCCCCGTAGAGCGCCCGCTCGTCGCCCGGGTCGGCGAGCGCCCGCAGCAGATTGACGAGTGCCGTCACCTCCGGCGTCTCGTAGAAACCCAGCCCGGAGGCGACGGTGTAGGGGACGCCGGCGTGCTCCAGCGCCCGTTCGTACTTCTTGAGGTGGGTCCGGCTCCGCAGGAGGACGGCCACGTCGTCCGGTTCGACCGGCTTCGGCTCCGGGTCGTCGATGTCGCTCTCGGGGTCGTAGATGGGCTGCTCGCCGGCGAACAGCCGGGTGAGCCGGGCGGCGAGTGCTTGCCCTTCGAGTTCGGCGTCGTGCTCGGCGGCGGCCGTCGCGAACGCTCCCTCGAAGCGCTCGGCGCGATACGCCTCGTCGGTCGGGACGAGGAGGTACTCGACGCTCGCCAGCGAGTCGGGGTCGTCGCGGTAGGCGTCGAGTCGCTGTGGGGTCGCCTCGTACCTCGGCGTCCCGTCCTCGTCCGGTGGGAACACCGCGTCGAACACGTCGTTACAGAACTCGAGAACCGGTTCGAGGGTGCGGAAGTTGGTCGAGAGCTGGTCGTCCCGTTCGCCCGCCTCGGGATTGGCGGCCGCGAGTTCGTCGGCAGTCGAGCCGAACGCCGAGACGTCCGCGTTCCGGAAGCGGTAGATGCTCTGTTTCGCGTCGCCGACGACGAACACGTTCCGCGCGTCGTAGTCGGTCGGGTCCTCGGCCGTGAGGTGCTTGACGATCTCCCACTGGCGCGGGTCGGTGTCCTGGAACTCGTCGACCATCACGTAGGCGAACCCCTCGCGCAACTCGGCCCGCAGGTCCTCGTCGGCCCCTTCGAGGAACGCCAGGGCGAACTCGATCTGGTCGGTGAAGTCGACGACGTTCCGCCGGCGCTTGCGTTCCTCGTACGCCTCGTGAGCGAGCAGCGTGAGTTCGGCGAGCGCCTGCACGAACGGGAAGCCACGGCGGTCGGCCTCGACATTCCCGTCGAACCCGTGGTCTTCGGGCGAGAGCACGTCGACGAGCGTCGCCATCGCGTCGTCGAACCGCTCGCGCTCGGCGTCGGCCCCCGACCACCGGCCCGCGGTCGCGGTGTAGCTCGCGTAGCGCTCGCCCTTCCCGGTCGTCAGTGCCTTGCAACAAGCGAGGAACGCCTCGCGGGTCTCGACCGTCGCCTCGGGCGGGAACGCGAGTCTGTCCAGTGTCTCGATGCCGGCGGCCGCCCGCTTCCAGCCCTGTCCGCCCGTGTCGACATCGGGAGGCGGCGAGCCGAGCAAGTCACGGAGCGTCTCGACGGCCGCGACGACCTCCGGGTCGGAGAGCCGCTCGGCTGCCACGTCCGGCGGTATCGGATGCAGTTCCTCGTTCACGAACGCGAGGTACTCCTCGACCGAGGCGTCGGCCCACTCTTCGGCCCAGTCGATGCCGCCCGGGCGCTCGGTCAGCAGGTCCGCGAGGATTCCCTCCAGCGCCGAGCGGTCGTAGCGCCGCGCCAGCGTCTCCACGGCGGGGTGGTCGTCGTGCGTCTCCAGCAGCGTCCGCACCGTCTCCTCCAGTAGCGCGCCCGTCTCGCGCTCGTCCAGCGTCTCGAACCCGGGGTCGATGGCGTCGACCGAGAGCGCGTGCTCGCGGAGCAATCGGGCACAGAACCCGTGGACGGTGTGGACGTACCCCTCCTCCAGCCCGTCGGCCACCTGACGCCACGCAGCGTACGTCTCGGAATCCGCGTCGGCGACGCGGTCGGTGATGGCCTCGCGGACGCTCTGCTTGAGTTCGTTGGCGGCCCGCTCGGTGAACGTCGTCGTCACGACCTCCTCGGGCAGCAGGGGTGTCTCCTCGTCCTCGGGCACGCCCTCGATACCGCGGGCGAGCATGCGGACGTACCGGGCGGTGAGCGTCGTCGTCTTGCCCGTCCCGGCACCGGCCGTGAGGGTGACGTTCCGGTCGAGCGCGTCCGCAGCAGCCTGCTGCTGGTCGGTGAGGTCGTCGAAGTCAGTCATCCGGACGACCTCGCAGGCCGAGACACGGACGGGTAGGTGGCATAGTTACACACAGTCATCATCAGCATTGTCTGGTTTACGGTCCGCCTGCGGGGTAGTCGGGCGTCGAGCGACTGCCACTGCTCGTCACACGCCCAGTTCAGCACACTCGTGGGCGTGAGTCGGTCCGCCTGATCGGCCCTCGTAGTCGAGACGACCACGGCCACGGACCGCTCCATCCGTGAAAATCGGGGTAGCCTAAATCAGCCATTTCGTGGCGTGAGACGGGTGAATTCGTGGACCCGGTACGCTTTTGTACGCCGGACCGCAACCCGAGGTAGTGACGCAAGACCTACGTGCGACAGCCTCTGCCACACTTACCGTCGAGAACGTAGGAGGTATCGACGAGACGACCGTGGAGCTCTCGCCCGGCGTCACGGCGCTCGTCGGGCCGAACGCGACCAACCGGACGTCGCTCCTGCAGGCCGTGGCGGGGGCGCTCGGGAGCGACCGGGTCACGCTGAAGGGCGACGCCGACGAGGGGCAGGTCACGCTGTTGCTCGACGGGGAGACGTACACCCGTCGGCTGACCCGCCAGGGCGACACGGTGAGGACGGGCGGCGACCCGTACCTCGACGACCCGGCACTGCTCGACCTCTACGCCGTCTTGCTCGAGGACAACGAGGTCCGTCGGGCCGTCCGACGAGGGGAGAACCTCCGGGAACTGATCATGCGGCCCGTGGACACGGAGGCGATACAGGCCGAGATCTCCACCCTGGTCGACCGCCGGCAGGAGGTGCACGCGGAGCTGGATCGGCTCGACGCTCTCGCGGAGGAGCTTCGGGAGTTCGAAACGGACCGGCGACGGCTCGAGACCGAACTGGAGGACCTGGAAGCGAAGCTCGCGGAGAAGCGAGAGGCGCGAGCGGAACTGGAGGCCGACGACCCGGACGGGTCGGAGAGCAACGTCGAGGCGCAGCTGGACGCACGGCTCGAGTCGCTTCGTGACGCGGAGACGGACCTGGAGCGTGTCGAGCGCGAACTGGAGGTCGAGCGCAAGAGTCTCGCGTCGCTGCGCGAAGAGCGATCTGCCCTGACCGAGCGCCACGAGTCACTCGAGGACCCGGACGGCGAACGCCTCGCCGTGCTCGAAGAGCGCATCGGGAACCTGCGCGAGCGCAAGGCCACGCTCGAATCGACGGTGAGCGAACTTCGGCAGGTCGTCCAGTTCAACCAGGAGCGACTCGCGGAGACCGACGACGGAGTCCTCGACGGCCTCGAAGTGGCCGGTGGCGAGGAAGGGGAGGTGACCGAGCAGCTGGTCGCCGGGACCGGCAGCACCACCTGTTGGACCTGCGGGAGCGTCGTCGAGCGAGGCCGTATCGACACGATGGTCGGCCGCCTCCGGGACCTCTTGCAGGAACGGAACGCCGAGCGGCGCGAGCTCACCGACCGTATCTCCGACCTCGTCTCGGAGCGCGACGAGCTGCGGGACCGGCTGGAAGAGCGGGACCAGCTCGAGACGCAGCTGACGGAGCTAGAGACGGAGCTCGAGCGCAGGGAAGAGAACGTAGCCGAACTGACAGACCGGCAAGAGGAGCTCCGGGAGCGGGTCGAGGAGCTCGAACGGCGGGTCGAGGAGCTCCAGGCAGCACAGCAGGACGAACTGCTCACGCTTCAACAGGAGGTGAGCGAACTGGCGTACGACCGGGACCGGACCGCCGACCGGCTCGCGGACGTGGAGTCGAGCATCGAGGACATCGAGTCCGCTCTGGAGACCCGCGAGGAGCTCGAGGCCGAGCGCGAGTCGATTTCCGCGGATTTGACCGAGCTTCGGACCCGTATCGAGCGCATCGAGACGCAGGCGGCCGAGAGGTTCAACACCCACATGGAGGCCGTCCTCGACGAACTCGGGTACGACAACGTCGAGCGAATCTGGATTGAATCGGTCGAGCGGCAGGTCAGCACCACGCCGCGGCAGGTCAGCGAGCAGGCGTTCGAGCTCCACGTCGTCCGGCGCTCGTCGTCCGGGACGACGTACGAAGACCGCGTCGAACACCTCAGCGAGAGCGAGCGGGAACTCGTCGGGCTCGTGGTCGCGCTGGCTGGCTACCTGGTCCACGACGTCCAGGATTCGGTCCCGTTCATGTTACTGGACTCGCTGGAGATGATAGACGGCGACAGGCTCGTGCGGCTCGTCGACTACCTCCGGACGCACGTCCCCTTCCTCGTCGTCGTCCTCCTACCGGACCACGCGAGGGCGTTCGACGACGACAGCGCACCCGAACACCGACGGCTCACCGACATCTGAGGCGGACGGGTAGAGAGTCGTGGGGGGTGTCCGGTCGAGTCACGCCACGGCCAGCCCGTGGGCCGCGGGTCGGGCGGCTTGCTCAGGGTGAGAGGTGCGTCCGGAACCAGTCACTCGCGAGCGCCACGACGTCCGTGCTGGCGGTGCCGTCAGCCCCCACGACCGACCTGAGGACCACGTGTCGGTGTGCGGACTCGTCGAGGTCGTCGTACGCCTCGGTGTGTGAGCGCATCAGGTGCGCTTGGTCGGTGTCGACGAGGAGCAACGTCGGGATGGTCGTCGCCGCCAGCGCGTCGGCCCCGAGGTCGACCCGGCCGTCGACACCGACCACGGCTCTCGACTCGCTGTCGTGGTGACTGACCGCTCGCAGCGCCGTCGCCACACCGGGACCGACCCCGAGGAATCCTCGCGGCATGTCGGCAGTCCGGTGCTGTCGGTCGAGCCAGTCGGTGACGCCCGCGAGCCGGCTAGCGTGCAGGTCGATGGCGAATCGGCAGTCACGGTCGCCGTCCTCCTCCGGAGTGAGCAACTCGACGAGCAGTGTCCCGAACCCGCGGTCCCGGAGCGCCGCCGCGACCTCGGTCTCCCGCGAGGCGTACCGGATCCCCCACTGCCCGTTGACCAGTACGATCAACGCGGTCGCCTCCGGCGGTATCGTTAGCCGTCCGTCGAGGGTCGCGTCCTCCACCCGCAGTTTGACGGCCCGCGCGGATCGGTGGTTCATATCCGAATATTCCACGTCTGCTCATTTGAACTCGTACAGTGATTCCCAAACATCGAAAAAGAACGCCATTATCCGTGACATACGTCTACCCGAACCTGACGTACGCCGGACTCTCGGAAGAGAGCTGGGCGTGCACCTGCCGAGCCGGAAGATTCCTGAACGTACATCGCAAAGCGGGGGCGCCGGGAGCACTCGGAGTCGTGGACGCGAAGTGACCGGCCAAACGGTAGCGACAGCCCGCGGTGACAGCCTTCGCCGATACATTGTTCTTCATATACTTTTGCATTATAATCATATTTCTGTTATACCAGTACTCGCCGAGCGAGTCGACTCGAGGGGGATAGGCCGGAGACGAGCGGGACCGGGTCGAAGCAACCGAGAGTGGACTAAAGCGCCTTTATCCCCATTTTTTGGGCTCTAAAGAGGACCGTCAGGGTGGACAACGGCACGACAGACGACCGAGCGCCTCGTATTCGACTCCGTTCAGTCGAGTAGTAGTATCACTTTCAAATACGTAAAATATGTCTGTTAACTTCTGCCCTATCAGCCTGCAGGAGACAGACGGAGGCGGGTCACTGCGAATCGGGATGGGAACCGATGGGGCGGCACCCGGAGCCTCAGAAGGCCCCGGGGACGAACAAGTACGCGAACACCAGCGTCAGGATACCACTCGCGACGGCGTAATAGACGAGAGGGATGAGCTCGAGGCGGATCACCCGCCCCTCCTGACCCACGAGTCCGACGACGGCGAGAGCGGCGACCACGTTGTGGATGGCGACCAGATTACCGATGGCCCCACCGACCGCCTGTGCACCGACGACGACCTGCGTCGGCACACTGAGGTTCTGCGCCGCGTTGAACTGGAACGTCCCGAACAGGATGTCACTCACCGTGTTCGAGCCCGCGATGAACGCCCCGAACGCGCCCACGAGGGCGGCGAAGAACGGGTAGATGGCACCGGCGACGTTCGCCGTCAGGTCCGAGAGGATGACGAGCATGCTGTCTAGCTCGCCGGCCTGCCCGGAGTTGATCATTATCTGGACGGTCGCGACCGCGAACCACAGCGCGATGACGGCGGGGAGAATCTTCTCCCCGGTCTCGCGCCAGGCGGCCCGCACGCCGCTCGAGTCCATCCCGTGCAGCGTGTACGTGACGGCGCTGACGAACACGAAGATGGCACCGGGGAGGTACAGCGTCCGGAACGAGCCACCGAGACCGGTCCCGAGGATGTCGTTCCACGCGATGACGAGGTTCTGCTGCAGGAAGTCC includes the following:
- a CDS encoding UvrD-helicase domain-containing protein; amino-acid sequence: MTDFDDLTDQQQAAADALDRNVTLTAGAGTGKTTTLTARYVRMLARGIEGVPEDEETPLLPEEVVTTTFTERAANELKQSVREAITDRVADADSETYAAWRQVADGLEEGYVHTVHGFCARLLREHALSVDAIDPGFETLDERETGALLEETVRTLLETHDDHPAVETLARRYDRSALEGILADLLTERPGGIDWAEEWADASVEEYLAFVNEELHPIPPDVAAERLSDPEVVAAVETLRDLLGSPPPDVDTGGQGWKRAAAGIETLDRLAFPPEATVETREAFLACCKALTTGKGERYASYTATAGRWSGADAERERFDDAMATLVDVLSPEDHGFDGNVEADRRGFPFVQALAELTLLAHEAYEERKRRRNVVDFTDQIEFALAFLEGADEDLRAELREGFAYVMVDEFQDTDPRQWEIVKHLTAEDPTDYDARNVFVVGDAKQSIYRFRNADVSAFGSTADELAAANPEAGERDDQLSTNFRTLEPVLEFCNDVFDAVFPPDEDGTPRYEATPQRLDAYRDDPDSLASVEYLLVPTDEAYRAERFEGAFATAAAEHDAELEGQALAARLTRLFAGEQPIYDPESDIDDPEPKPVEPDDVAVLLRSRTHLKKYERALEHAGVPYTVASGLGFYETPEVTALVNLLRALADPGDERALYGALRSPLFGFTDDTLARLKAEGDPLWDALAEAAHDELADAHSLLVAWREAAGLAEAPPALDGSWAAFLTRVLDETGYLTSVAADERPQQAVANVEKFREELRAFSDEGVTSLPTLVRRLDSRLDRSDREGEATVQGGGDGVRILTVHDAKGSEFPVVVVPGMAKEFNLKPAVADRVEFEDVGDGTSTYVAGLKAPKADDPFEDETTVARAALKERRLAEERAEEKRVLYVACTRARDRLLLSGTHDLDGESLADLKDADPDEPTSWRDWLQPLLLDEATLSTLDTEDRATARVDGTGVAFDVVLPQPRADWREVGEADDAEFDLSPTPPQPSLRYRLSPTDLTSLFDGDGELVRDERTNTVHYEGDDEGGDGAGSSESGEPRLAPTVFGEAVHRICELRPPRERWDDVLDQTLVEEEVDHELSAVDRERVHDHAERAIAHVDARHAEWDPEVTYDELYVTAEFERGEVGGYIDHLAVTDDAHHVVDYKTNDVDADGAAEKADDYRTQMEAYAVALAQQDPDRAVTATLYFTTPGVAETVRWSPEGVAALAEDFEAKIERELADMA
- a CDS encoding archaea-specific SMC-related protein, encoding MTQDLRATASATLTVENVGGIDETTVELSPGVTALVGPNATNRTSLLQAVAGALGSDRVTLKGDADEGQVTLLLDGETYTRRLTRQGDTVRTGGDPYLDDPALLDLYAVLLEDNEVRRAVRRGENLRELIMRPVDTEAIQAEISTLVDRRQEVHAELDRLDALAEELREFETDRRRLETELEDLEAKLAEKREARAELEADDPDGSESNVEAQLDARLESLRDAETDLERVERELEVERKSLASLREERSALTERHESLEDPDGERLAVLEERIGNLRERKATLESTVSELRQVVQFNQERLAETDDGVLDGLEVAGGEEGEVTEQLVAGTGSTTCWTCGSVVERGRIDTMVGRLRDLLQERNAERRELTDRISDLVSERDELRDRLEERDQLETQLTELETELERREENVAELTDRQEELRERVEELERRVEELQAAQQDELLTLQQEVSELAYDRDRTADRLADVESSIEDIESALETREELEAERESISADLTELRTRIERIETQAAERFNTHMEAVLDELGYDNVERIWIESVERQVSTTPRQVSEQAFELHVVRRSSSGTTYEDRVEHLSESERELVGLVVALAGYLVHDVQDSVPFMLLDSLEMIDGDRLVRLVDYLRTHVPFLVVVLLPDHARAFDDDSAPEHRRLTDI